One genomic window of uncultured Erythrobacter sp. includes the following:
- a CDS encoding alpha/beta hydrolase, translating to MKIRSGAVAVCALLLGACATVPDITQSRSPCQLEPGGWCGFVRDAAVEAWPYVVASTNAYTGDDDLFAKPGRVLQRVEHMSIAPEDAGKGFSYELFNQYAPGSGSDAARRPVARVLAFRGTDFKGLSDIFFGTLRNDQIELALRYFDAERERMGNDLPWVVVGHSLGGALATEVSNAHPEVRAFLFNTSPFYRDEVRANALRRTVFNERGEILRRFARSSEPPAANVFTINCEPRKGSITKHKVRPLADCITWIAAYGSRDAFEVMKANGITKPFVECGPEDKPHPGPGTKPEEPCVHNSLREPEGKRK from the coding sequence GTGAAAATTCGTTCGGGGGCAGTGGCCGTGTGCGCACTGCTGCTGGGAGCCTGCGCCACTGTGCCCGACATCACACAGTCGCGCTCGCCCTGCCAGCTTGAGCCTGGCGGGTGGTGCGGCTTTGTGCGGGACGCTGCGGTCGAGGCGTGGCCCTATGTGGTCGCCTCGACCAACGCCTATACCGGCGACGATGACCTTTTCGCCAAGCCTGGCCGGGTGCTCCAACGGGTCGAGCATATGTCGATTGCGCCCGAGGATGCGGGGAAGGGCTTCAGTTACGAGCTGTTCAACCAGTATGCGCCGGGTTCGGGCAGCGATGCGGCCCGTCGGCCCGTTGCGCGGGTGCTCGCCTTCCGAGGCACCGATTTCAAAGGCCTCTCCGACATCTTCTTCGGCACATTGCGCAATGACCAGATCGAACTGGCGCTGCGCTATTTCGATGCCGAACGCGAGCGTATGGGCAATGATCTCCCGTGGGTGGTGGTCGGCCATTCATTGGGCGGGGCGCTGGCGACAGAGGTGTCTAACGCGCATCCAGAAGTGCGCGCCTTCCTGTTCAACACCTCGCCCTTCTACCGCGACGAAGTGCGGGCCAATGCCCTGCGGCGAACCGTCTTCAACGAGCGCGGCGAGATCCTGCGGCGATTTGCTCGCAGCAGTGAGCCGCCTGCGGCCAATGTGTTCACCATCAATTGCGAGCCGCGCAAGGGCAGCATCACCAAGCATAAGGTGCGTCCACTGGCCGATTGCATCACCTGGATCGCGGCCTATGGCAGCCGCGACGCCTTTGAGGTGATGAAGGCCAACGGCATCACCAAACCTTTCGTGGAGTGCGGGCCGGAGGACAAGCCGCACCCCGGGCCGGGCACCAAGCCGGAAGAGCCCTGCGTCCACAACAGCCTGCGCGAGCCCGAGGGCAAGCGCAAGTAA
- a CDS encoding PhoH family protein, producing MGRRPSRAGHPALSPDPRGIPEPRRARVDLTFENQALLGPLFGQFDANLVQVENRLGVYIHARGHQVVIEGPEDDVARARETLKTMYDRLARGEALDAGAVESMIAMSAEPTLEGIISGDMDAPPIMIRTRKKTIVPRSATQIEYMRSLAKDDIIFALGPAGTGKTYIAVAQAVSQLITGSVQRLILSRPAVEAGEKLGFLPGDMKEKVDPYLRPLYDALNDCMPPEQVERRLANGEIEIAPIAFMRGRTLADSFIILDEAQNTTREQMKMFLTRFGQNSRMVVCGDPRQVDIPGGPRMSGLNDAVERLEGIDGFGTIRFTAADVVRHPIVGRIVEAYEGGGEEG from the coding sequence ATGGGCCGACGACCCTCCCGTGCCGGACACCCGGCGCTCTCGCCTGATCCGCGCGGCATTCCTGAACCGCGGCGCGCGCGCGTTGATCTGACCTTTGAGAACCAGGCGCTATTGGGGCCGTTGTTCGGCCAGTTCGATGCCAATCTGGTGCAGGTGGAAAACCGGCTCGGCGTTTATATCCACGCCCGCGGGCATCAGGTGGTGATCGAAGGCCCTGAAGATGACGTCGCCCGGGCGCGCGAGACATTGAAGACCATGTATGACCGGCTGGCGCGCGGTGAGGCGCTGGATGCTGGCGCGGTGGAGTCGATGATAGCGATGTCGGCTGAACCGACGCTGGAAGGGATCATCTCGGGCGACATGGATGCGCCGCCGATCATGATCCGCACGCGCAAGAAAACGATCGTGCCGCGCTCCGCGACCCAGATCGAATATATGCGGTCGCTGGCGAAGGATGACATCATCTTCGCGCTTGGCCCGGCGGGGACGGGGAAGACCTATATCGCGGTGGCGCAGGCGGTCAGCCAGCTGATCACCGGGAGCGTCCAGCGCCTGATCCTGTCGCGCCCGGCGGTGGAGGCGGGGGAGAAGCTCGGCTTCCTGCCCGGCGACATGAAGGAGAAGGTCGATCCCTATCTGCGGCCGCTGTATGATGCGCTGAACGACTGTATGCCGCCCGAACAGGTCGAGCGCAGGTTGGCGAATGGCGAGATCGAGATCGCGCCCATCGCCTTCATGCGCGGGCGGACGCTGGCGGACAGTTTCATCATCTTGGACGAAGCGCAGAACACCACGCGCGAACAGATGAAGATGTTCCTCACCCGCTTTGGCCAGAACAGCAGGATGGTGGTGTGCGGCGATCCCCGTCAGGTCGACATTCCCGGCGGGCCGCGGATGAGCGGGCTGAATGATGCAGTCGAGCGGCTGGAGGGGATCGACGGCTTCGGCACCATCCGCTTCACCGCCGCCGACGTGGTGCGCCACCCGATCGTGGGCCGCATCGTCGAGGCTTACGAGGGCGGCGGCGAGGAGGGCTAG
- a CDS encoding peptidylprolyl isomerase: protein MADTLTFTLDTGAETDGGEPRDVVIKLRPDLAPGHVARITELASEGFYDGVIFHRVINGFMAQGGDPTGTGMGGSDKPDLAAEFNAEPHVEGVCSMARSQNPNSANSQFFICLDDARFLDKQYTVWGQVTSGMEHVHALPKGEPPRSPGKIVKATVA, encoded by the coding sequence ATGGCTGATACCCTCACCTTCACCCTCGACACCGGCGCCGAAACGGATGGGGGCGAACCCCGCGACGTCGTGATCAAGCTGCGCCCTGATCTCGCCCCCGGCCATGTCGCGCGCATCACCGAACTGGCGAGCGAAGGCTTTTATGACGGCGTGATCTTCCACCGCGTCATCAACGGTTTCATGGCACAGGGCGGCGACCCGACCGGCACCGGCATGGGCGGCAGCGACAAGCCTGACCTCGCGGCCGAATTCAACGCCGAACCCCACGTCGAAGGCGTGTGCTCGATGGCCCGTTCGCAGAACCCGAACAGCGCCAATTCGCAGTTCTTCATCTGCCTTGATGATGCGCGCTTCCTCGACAAGCAGTACACCGTGTGGGGCCAGGTCACGAGCGGCATGGAACACGTCCACGCCCTGCCCAAGGGCGAACCGCCGCGCAGCCCCGGCAAGATCGTCAAGGCGACGGTGGCCTGA
- a CDS encoding efflux transporter outer membrane subunit → MTAYRPSGRAAVMRGFVPLSLAALALSGCAIPRAAQPAMASAQAIPDQWVLAEPAGADIPLDRYWVLLNDPLVEEFVAQAQTSNLDLTQAVTRLRAARAGLRQARAARLPQITGSGGANRDVGDFASNDVQFSAGADLAWEADVFGRLDASVDAARNDLQSAGYSVGDLERVIVAQVASQVVTARSLAAQLAIARETLANQEDNLQIARWRNQAGLVDSLDVEQARTQRAQTAASIPLLEGDLVAVANAISTLIGEPPGRVYRALTEAPRAVPVPPTDVALSAPADMLRRRPDVSGAEARLAADLNRIGVARAQLYPLVRLSGTIGTSATDVGSLFDLVTGNIFAGLTQLIFDGGRVRGQIESAEAIADGSLAAWRQSILVALEEVESAGVDLETSGTRVTALIEASDGAQNAAILARSQYQAGLIDFQTLLVTESQLLSTRTAEVNAQAGRALAFISLARALGGGWSVSDGAGLEDIAAREPSK, encoded by the coding sequence ATGACCGCTTATCGTCCTTCGGGCCGAGCTGCCGTAATGCGCGGGTTTGTGCCGCTGTCGCTCGCCGCGCTCGCTTTGTCCGGTTGCGCCATTCCCCGCGCCGCGCAGCCGGCGATGGCCAGCGCTCAGGCAATCCCCGACCAATGGGTTCTGGCCGAGCCTGCCGGGGCCGACATTCCGCTGGATCGCTACTGGGTGCTGCTGAACGACCCCTTGGTCGAGGAATTCGTCGCGCAGGCGCAAACCAGCAACCTCGATTTGACGCAGGCCGTGACCCGGCTGCGTGCGGCACGGGCAGGCTTGCGGCAGGCCCGCGCGGCCCGTTTGCCGCAAATCACCGGTAGTGGCGGTGCAAACCGCGACGTTGGCGATTTTGCCAGCAATGATGTGCAGTTCTCAGCTGGCGCAGATCTCGCGTGGGAAGCAGATGTGTTCGGGCGGCTCGATGCCTCGGTCGATGCCGCACGCAATGATCTGCAATCGGCGGGCTATTCGGTCGGCGATCTGGAACGGGTGATCGTCGCGCAGGTGGCAAGTCAGGTGGTGACCGCGCGCTCGCTCGCCGCGCAGCTGGCAATCGCGCGCGAGACGCTCGCCAATCAGGAGGACAATCTCCAGATCGCGCGTTGGCGCAATCAGGCCGGATTGGTCGACAGCCTCGACGTTGAACAGGCCCGCACCCAGCGCGCCCAGACTGCGGCAAGTATCCCACTGCTGGAGGGCGATCTGGTGGCCGTGGCGAATGCGATCTCGACCCTGATCGGCGAACCGCCCGGCCGCGTCTATCGCGCCCTGACCGAAGCGCCGCGCGCCGTTCCTGTGCCGCCGACCGATGTTGCGTTGTCGGCTCCGGCCGACATGCTGCGCCGCCGCCCCGATGTGAGCGGTGCAGAAGCGCGGCTGGCCGCCGATCTCAACCGAATTGGCGTGGCCCGCGCGCAGCTTTACCCGCTGGTGCGGTTATCCGGCACAATTGGCACCAGCGCCACCGATGTGGGCAGCCTGTTCGACCTCGTCACCGGCAATATCTTCGCGGGCCTCACGCAGCTAATCTTCGACGGCGGCCGCGTGCGGGGGCAGATCGAGAGCGCCGAGGCGATTGCAGATGGCTCGCTCGCGGCATGGCGGCAGAGCATTCTCGTGGCGCTCGAAGAGGTCGAAAGCGCAGGCGTTGATCTTGAGACCAGCGGCACGCGGGTCACGGCGCTTATCGAAGCCAGCGACGGCGCGCAGAATGCCGCGATCCTTGCCCGCAGCCAGTATCAGGCCGGGCTGATCGATTTTCAGACGCTGCTGGTGACCGAAAGCCAGCTGCTGAGCACGCGCACCGCCGAGGTCAACGCCCAGGCCGGACGCGCGCTCGCCTTTATCAGCTTGGCGCGCGCGCTGGGCGGGGGATGGTCGGTGTCCGATGGCGCTGGCCTTGAAGACATTGCGGCGAGGGAGCCCAGCAAGTGA
- the miaB gene encoding tRNA (N6-isopentenyl adenosine(37)-C2)-methylthiotransferase MiaB: protein MKPASGPPKTYRVKSFGCQMNVYDGERMAELLGDRGIAPAPEGEDADLVILNTCHIRERAAEKVYSDIGRLVFAGKQAGKQPLIAVAGCVAQAEGEEIMRRAPAVSIVVGPQAYHRLPEMLGQAVQGKRATDTDMPAIAKFDALPQRKKRGPSAFLTVQEGCDKFCTYCVVPYTRGAEISRPFPHLVAEAQKLVEAGAKEITLLGQNVNAWRGEDDKGRRTGLAGLIHALARIDGLERIRYTTSHPNDMDDALIAAHGEVDKLMPYLHLPVQAGNDRILKAMNRQHTAESYLRVIERFRAVRPDIALSGDFIVGFPGETEAEFEDTLRIVDEVRYAACFSFKYSPRPGTPAATMEGQIAPDVMADRLHRLQARLAHHQYAFNQASVGKTCSVMIDRTGRDPGQWLGKSPWLQSVWFEGDYAIGDLVEVTLADAGPNSLRGVVTARA from the coding sequence ATGAAACCTGCCTCCGGCCCTCCCAAGACTTACCGTGTCAAAAGCTTCGGCTGCCAGATGAACGTCTATGATGGCGAGCGGATGGCGGAGCTTTTGGGGGACCGCGGCATTGCGCCCGCGCCCGAGGGTGAGGACGCTGATCTGGTCATCCTCAACACCTGCCACATCCGCGAGAGAGCCGCCGAGAAGGTCTATTCGGACATTGGCCGTCTGGTCTTTGCAGGCAAGCAGGCCGGCAAGCAGCCGCTGATCGCGGTCGCGGGCTGTGTTGCTCAGGCCGAGGGCGAGGAGATCATGCGCCGAGCGCCTGCGGTTAGCATCGTGGTCGGCCCGCAGGCCTATCACCGCCTGCCGGAGATGCTTGGGCAAGCGGTGCAGGGCAAACGCGCGACCGATACCGATATGCCCGCCATCGCCAAGTTCGACGCGCTCCCGCAGCGCAAGAAGCGTGGCCCCAGCGCGTTCCTGACGGTGCAGGAAGGCTGCGACAAGTTCTGCACCTATTGCGTGGTGCCCTATACCCGAGGTGCGGAAATCTCGCGACCCTTCCCGCATCTCGTGGCCGAGGCGCAAAAGCTGGTTGAGGCGGGCGCGAAGGAGATTACGCTGCTCGGCCAGAACGTCAACGCGTGGCGCGGCGAGGACGACAAGGGTCGCCGCACCGGGCTGGCAGGCCTGATCCACGCGCTCGCCCGGATCGATGGGCTGGAGCGCATTCGCTACACCACAAGCCACCCCAACGACATGGACGATGCGCTGATCGCCGCGCATGGCGAGGTGGATAAGCTCATGCCCTATCTCCACCTGCCCGTGCAGGCGGGGAATGACCGCATCCTCAAGGCGATGAACCGCCAACACACGGCGGAGAGCTATCTGAGGGTCATCGAACGCTTTCGCGCGGTGCGGCCCGATATCGCTCTGTCAGGCGATTTCATCGTCGGCTTCCCGGGCGAGACCGAGGCGGAGTTTGAAGACACGCTGCGGATCGTCGATGAAGTCCGCTACGCCGCGTGCTTCAGCTTCAAATACTCGCCGCGGCCCGGCACGCCTGCTGCGACGATGGAGGGGCAGATTGCGCCAGACGTGATGGCTGACCGCCTCCATCGCTTGCAGGCCCGCCTCGCGCATCACCAATATGCCTTCAATCAGGCGAGCGTTGGCAAGACCTGCTCGGTCATGATTGATCGCACGGGCCGCGACCCCGGCCAATGGCTCGGCAAGTCGCCGTGGCTGCAATCGGTGTGGTTTGAGGGTGACTACGCGATTGGTGATTTGGTCGAAGTGACACTCGCCGACGCGGGGCCGAATTCGCTCAGGGGCGTAGTGACCGCCCGCGCCTGA